The DNA window TGAATAATTTATTTTTTAATATCCCGATATTCCTGAACGCTGCAAGAACCTGGCTTCTTGCAGCGTTTTTTGTACAAAATCATCACTACTAAACCACTCACCAAAACTCTCAATGTTAAACTGATGTTCCGACTACTGCTCCAATCTTTTCCTACCGTTTTATTTATCTTTTTCGCGCTTTCGCTAAATGGGCAAACCTTGCAGGGCAGAGTTACCGGCGACGGTGGGCAGCCATTGCCGGGTGCCAACGTGATTATGGCCGGCTCCGGGCGCGGCGCCGTTACGGATACCAACGGAAAATACCTTTTGCACATCAGCGCACAGGGAACAACAGAAGTAAAGGTGAGTTTTATGGGATATCTTACTGCTCGTCGCAAAGTATATTTTGGTGACGCCGACACCATCCGGCTCGACGTGCGGCTTGAGCGCGATGCCATCATGGCTGCGCCCGTCGAGATAAAAGCCGATGCAGAATTGCGACCCATGCGGGCACCGGTTCGTTTGGAGATTATTACCGGCAAACAGATTCAGGCGCTGCCGGCGCAAAGCATCGATCAGGCCATGATTACCTCACCCGGCGTGAACGTCAACCGCGACTATGGCATTTACAGCGACAAAGCCGTGGTGTCATTGCGCGGACAGAGCGGCAGCAATCAGTCGCGCACATTGGTGCTGGTAGACGGTATTCCCGTCAACAAATCCGATGGAGGCAGCGTCAACTGGAATTTTATCCAGCCCGAACTCGTCGAGCGCATCGAGATTACCAAGGGCCCGGCGTCGGCCATGTACGGCAGCAGCGCGATGGGTGGCGCCATCAATATCATCACCAGCCGCCCACAGAAACCGCTGCAGGTAATGGCTGAAGCCGAAGCCGGCCAGTGGAAAACCCTGGGCGGACGCCTGAAAGTGGCTGGCACCAGGGCCGACACTTCCCACCGGACTTTGTGGTACGAAATCAATGGCATGCTGCGACGTAGCGACGGATACATCAACCAACCCGAAGAAACCATCCTGCAATACGATTCGGTGGTGGTGCCTTCATTTCTGCGCGAAGAAGCTGCACAGGCGAAGGTGGGTGCCCAGATCAACGCCAATCACCAGATAGAGGCTGAATTCTCTTTTTACAACGACAAGCGTGGGCGCGGCATCAAAATCTACGAAGACGACGGCTCCTGGTCGTCGCATCAAACTATCTTTAGCAAAGTAGCCTACAGTGGCCTGGCAGGAAAAACCCGGCTGCAGGGCAAGCTTTTCCTGCTGCGTGAAAACTATTATCGCGTCAACGAATATTTTAGCGATGGCGAATACATTCTTTATGATGTGGTAAGCAAGCGCACCGACGCCGGCATTTTGCTGAATGCTTCGCGAAGCCTGGGAAGCCATCACGAGCTTACCTGGGGCGGTGAAATTCGACTGGGCGGTGTGGATGCCTCCGACATCTACTACACCGCTTCCGATAGAATCGACAACGAAGGAAGGATGGATATGGCCGGACTTTTCGTGATGGACGAGATCACCCTCTTCGACGAGCAATTGCGTATCAATGCAGGTGTCCGACTGGATGGAGCGCATTTTTACGATGGCATTTACACCATTTCCGACCCTTCTTATTCTTTGGAATATCTGGCCGGATTTACTGACACGCTCATGACCGACCATCAGTGGTTTGCTGTAAATCCAAAGCTCTCGGCCAGTTGGCTCTTTGGTGGAAAT is part of the Bacteroidales bacterium genome and encodes:
- a CDS encoding TonB-dependent receptor; translation: MFRLLLQSFPTVLFIFFALSLNGQTLQGRVTGDGGQPLPGANVIMAGSGRGAVTDTNGKYLLHISAQGTTEVKVSFMGYLTARRKVYFGDADTIRLDVRLERDAIMAAPVEIKADAELRPMRAPVRLEIITGKQIQALPAQSIDQAMITSPGVNVNRDYGIYSDKAVVSLRGQSGSNQSRTLVLVDGIPVNKSDGGSVNWNFIQPELVERIEITKGPASAMYGSSAMGGAINIITSRPQKPLQVMAEAEAGQWKTLGGRLKVAGTRADTSHRTLWYEINGMLRRSDGYINQPEETILQYDSVVVPSFLREEAAQAKVGAQINANHQIEAEFSFYNDKRGRGIKIYEDDGSWSSHQTIFSKVAYSGLAGKTRLQGKLFLLRENYYRVNEYFSDGEYILYDVVSKRTDAGILLNASRSLGSHHELTWGGEIRLGGVDASDIYYTASDRIDNEGRMDMAGLFVMDEITLFDEQLRINAGVRLDGAHFYDGIYTISDPSYSLEYLAGFTDTLMTDHQWFAVNPKLSASWLFGGNTRIYISAARGFRAPVLDDLCRSGRRKNGFRIANPDLSPEYITSFEAGFDRRSASGWYAGITAFYSHGTDYMYAVSTGDSVDMGYTISPVYQTQNIGGVEIAGIEAEVSGKITKSILVFANYTRNFTSISDFTPKTAADPDLTDKHLTDVPDHQANAGINWMNKWADINVTGKYTGKRWINDRNIPDVTYILAPQYPAWFNIDLKIQKQITKHWLVSLSVQNLFDESHINDGGYKTPGRIIIGKVAWQLF